In the Vitis vinifera cultivar Pinot Noir 40024 chromosome 2, ASM3070453v1 genome, one interval contains:
- the LOC100265958 gene encoding dolichyl-diphosphooligosaccharide--protein glycosyltransferase subunit DAD1: MARSTTKDAQALFHSLRSAYSATPTNLKIIDLYVIFAVLTAIIQVGYMAIVGSFPFNSFLSGVLSCVGTAVLAVCLRIQVNKENKEFKDLPPERAFADFVLCNLVLHLVIINFMG, encoded by the exons ATGGCGAGGTCGACCACCAAGGACGCTCAAGCCCTTTTCCACTCTCTCCGCTCCGCCTATTCTGCAACTCCTACGAATCTTAAG aTCATTGATCTCTATGTGATTTTCGCAGTGTTAACAGCTATTATTCAG GTGGGCTACATGGCTATTGTTGGATCATTCCCATTCAACTCCTTCCTTTCAGGAGTACTTTCCTGTGTTGGGACTGCAGTCCTTGCTG TTTGTCTCCGCATTCAAGTTAACAAAGAAAACAAGGAATTCAAA GACCTACCACCAGAACGGGCTTTTGCTGACTTTGTTCTCTGCAATTTGGTGCTCCATTTGGTGATCATTAACTTCATGGGTTAA